From the Leptospira biflexa serovar Patoc strain 'Patoc 1 (Paris)' genome, one window contains:
- a CDS encoding LIC_11502 family protein, whose protein sequence is MAEKENEVYLTRIQSQLPSHLLVQVPKLIPHFQKLEALVPIPRDIPDLLRKGIYYALLQSIVRLLNRETDPFLPEILPEYKDLIGTISETYATLQPEIESNWLDECIQFGDKSAYHWEWKHFDSKELF, encoded by the coding sequence ATGGCGGAGAAAGAGAATGAAGTTTACCTTACAAGAATCCAAAGCCAATTGCCAAGCCATTTGTTGGTCCAAGTTCCAAAACTGATTCCCCATTTCCAAAAACTGGAAGCACTCGTGCCAATCCCGAGAGACATCCCTGATCTCCTCAGGAAAGGAATTTATTATGCGCTCTTACAATCGATTGTCCGCCTCTTAAACCGAGAAACCGATCCCTTCTTACCCGAAATCCTACCTGAATACAAAGATCTTATCGGTACCATTTCGGAAACCTATGCCACACTACAACCAGAGATCGAATCCAATTGGTTAGACGAATGCATCCAATTTGGAGATAAATCAGCTTACCATTGGGAATGGAAACATTTTGATTCGAAAGAATTGTTTTAG
- a CDS encoding acyl-CoA thioesterase, with protein MIRTEIQIRFNDMDPMRRVNNASYSAYLELARLDFCNRYLTVESLEDIPFVMARVEMDLIASVLPGDPIYIHTWVSKIGTSSWEFSYEIKNQKTDVLYVKAKTVQVYFDYRAKTKLPIPKDFRVCLEKEMG; from the coding sequence ATGATCCGAACTGAAATCCAAATTCGATTTAATGATATGGACCCGATGCGACGAGTCAATAACGCCAGTTATTCGGCATATTTAGAGTTGGCACGACTTGATTTTTGTAATCGGTATTTAACTGTAGAATCCTTGGAAGACATTCCTTTTGTGATGGCACGAGTAGAGATGGATTTGATCGCGTCTGTTTTGCCAGGAGATCCCATTTACATCCACACTTGGGTTTCCAAAATTGGAACCAGTTCTTGGGAATTTTCATACGAAATCAAAAACCAAAAAACAGATGTTTTGTATGTCAAAGCCAAAACAGTGCAGGTGTATTTTGACTACCGTGCGAAAACCAAATTACCAATACCGAAGGATTTCCGAGTTTGTTTGGAAAAGGAAATGGGATGA
- a CDS encoding OmpA family protein, which produces MVWISLILVSFLFVFYWLWPKNEQVIRDQNPKQYKLYETPSKSQTETSVEAVVYFEAGSSRLGKKENFTLKRLLTVESFHTLDSVLLIGSADTTGNMARNRKLVKERIRTIQNYLTSIGVSEEKISSVCLEPVRGMSAKERERVRSVQIKLTLLG; this is translated from the coding sequence ATGGTTTGGATTTCCCTAATCTTAGTTAGTTTCCTTTTCGTATTTTATTGGTTATGGCCCAAAAACGAACAGGTTATCAGAGATCAAAATCCAAAACAGTACAAATTGTACGAAACTCCATCAAAATCCCAAACGGAAACTTCAGTAGAAGCGGTAGTCTACTTTGAAGCAGGGAGTTCTCGTTTGGGTAAAAAAGAAAATTTCACTCTAAAACGTTTGTTAACGGTTGAATCTTTCCATACGTTAGATTCTGTCCTCCTGATTGGCTCGGCGGATACAACGGGAAATATGGCAAGGAATCGAAAATTGGTGAAAGAGAGGATCCGCACCATTCAAAACTATTTGACATCCATTGGTGTGTCAGAGGAAAAAATATCTTCCGTCTGCCTAGAACCCGTCCGAGGAATGTCGGCCAAAGAAAGAGAAAGGGTTCGGTCGGTACAAATCAAACTGACTCTGCTAGGATAG
- a CDS encoding patatin-like phospholipase family protein, translating to MSQKQVVPNHPPKIPKAKGTKRALLVEGGGMKGAFSSGVLYAWNRFLRPNYFDLVVGVSSGACAAAYYVSMPKEEPIKSEKALAVWYRDLSGRKLISFFHPFQGKTLLNQEYLIDFIFRKKVRLESETLDSKKLPHFVIAVSNLHTHSIEYIKATSSNIFDLLKAATSLPIATRGKHMLDGILYSDAAILNPLPIQDIIEAGYKEIVVIMNSPIRHISGPLTRLTSFFAFPKHRTIRRMMRKFHHFHFNLGREIAVKPPKGVKIITVAPDEPLPVKLTTTIRTKLYKTALLGVKKGEEAIQKILKRKLKSR from the coding sequence ATGAGTCAAAAACAGGTCGTTCCAAACCACCCACCCAAAATTCCAAAAGCAAAGGGAACCAAACGCGCCCTACTTGTGGAAGGAGGCGGAATGAAAGGAGCCTTTTCAAGTGGGGTTTTGTACGCATGGAATCGGTTCTTACGGCCAAATTACTTTGATTTGGTGGTGGGTGTTTCGTCTGGGGCTTGTGCTGCTGCCTATTATGTGTCGATGCCAAAGGAAGAACCGATCAAAAGTGAAAAAGCTCTCGCCGTTTGGTACAGAGATTTATCTGGGAGAAAACTCATTTCGTTTTTCCATCCCTTCCAAGGGAAAACCCTTCTCAACCAAGAATACCTCATTGATTTTATTTTTCGGAAAAAAGTCCGTTTGGAATCCGAAACCCTCGATTCCAAAAAACTCCCGCATTTTGTGATTGCTGTGAGTAATTTGCACACTCATTCCATTGAATACATCAAAGCCACATCTTCGAATATTTTTGATTTATTAAAGGCGGCCACTTCCCTCCCCATCGCGACCCGCGGAAAACATATGTTAGATGGGATTTTGTATTCGGATGCTGCCATCCTGAATCCACTTCCTATCCAAGATATCATTGAAGCTGGTTACAAAGAAATTGTAGTGATCATGAATTCACCCATTCGGCATATTTCAGGTCCACTCACAAGGCTCACTAGTTTTTTTGCCTTCCCGAAACACAGAACCATCCGGCGTATGATGCGGAAGTTCCACCATTTTCATTTTAACTTAGGGCGTGAAATTGCAGTCAAACCACCAAAAGGTGTGAAGATCATCACGGTCGCTCCCGATGAACCACTTCCAGTGAAACTCACAACCACCATCCGCACCAAATTGTACAAAACGGCCTTACTCGGTGTGAAAAAAGGGGAGGAAGCGATCCAAAAGATTTTAAAACGGAAACTTAAATCCAGATAA
- a CDS encoding DUF1577 domain-containing protein, which yields MRPMDQITGKEQKNHVILHYLMNQEMKASWNGQVQTMTVLQEVPGGEEIILQWSEIWPIGEGSTIVLSKLLARYLELHCVFVKQLAPHKIQLRVEKVLIAKKERLNPRFSITEEGMVNVTNIVSSKTIIEANMFNIPTLVRVNFEDYRKRMMVRSGEAGTMDIFKSGMERKFDVVKSSQKILFIKDATSPESYKMDAEGFLNYEDDIEDNVDKLAFAARDKKIKSELILPILYKNELEEIIPIGYYWLQTKDKLISDDDLKFYQIQISEMIERIKDANLMTTVEKFPVIDLSTTGLKLRVSNSTLVETLPKQKGILLELVFKLQTPFRFFGKIAWAHKEESGDLLVGVEFSGKRTYAEKVRFEENIEIIKNNGRTAA from the coding sequence ATGCGACCAATGGACCAAATCACAGGCAAAGAACAAAAAAACCATGTGATCTTACACTATCTCATGAATCAGGAAATGAAAGCCAGTTGGAACGGACAGGTGCAAACCATGACCGTTTTGCAAGAAGTACCTGGCGGTGAAGAGATCATCCTCCAATGGTCAGAAATTTGGCCCATCGGAGAAGGATCGACAATTGTTCTCTCTAAGTTACTCGCACGATACCTCGAACTCCATTGCGTTTTTGTCAAACAACTGGCACCTCATAAAATCCAATTGCGTGTGGAAAAAGTCCTCATCGCCAAAAAAGAAAGACTGAATCCCAGATTTTCCATCACAGAAGAAGGAATGGTCAATGTCACAAACATTGTGAGTTCTAAAACCATCATCGAAGCCAATATGTTCAATATCCCCACTCTTGTCCGAGTCAACTTTGAAGACTATCGCAAACGAATGATGGTTCGATCCGGAGAAGCGGGCACCATGGATATTTTTAAATCTGGAATGGAACGTAAGTTTGATGTTGTTAAGTCGAGTCAAAAAATCCTTTTCATCAAAGACGCCACAAGTCCCGAAAGTTACAAAATGGATGCGGAAGGTTTTTTAAATTACGAAGATGATATCGAAGACAATGTCGACAAACTTGCGTTTGCCGCTCGTGATAAAAAAATTAAGTCAGAACTCATTTTACCAATTCTTTACAAAAACGAATTAGAAGAAATCATACCCATTGGTTACTACTGGTTACAAACCAAAGACAAACTCATCTCTGATGACGATTTAAAATTTTACCAAATCCAAATTTCCGAAATGATCGAACGGATCAAAGATGCAAATCTAATGACAACGGTAGAAAAATTCCCTGTCATCGATCTTTCGACTACTGGGCTCAAACTCCGAGTGAGTAACAGCACTTTGGTGGAAACCTTACCAAAACAAAAAGGGATTCTCCTTGAGTTAGTGTTTAAACTACAAACTCCGTTTCGATTTTTTGGGAAAATTGCTTGGGCTCACAAAGAAGAATCTGGTGATTTATTGGTTGGAGTTGAGTTTTCAGGAAAACGAACCTATGCAGAAAAAGTTCGTTTCGAAGAAAACATCGAAATCATCAAAAACAATGGTCGTACAGCGGCCTAA
- a CDS encoding DUF86 domain-containing protein, translating to MFHELVFYCKELEGFIFRNQIQEFKEGEHDSFFAEEMLKTIQTESLKIPQSEKQKYPNLPWEKMDTMWQKDLARAYDYIDLKMLYYVCAYEIPKFSKTIKLEIR from the coding sequence ATGTTTCATGAATTGGTTTTTTATTGTAAGGAATTAGAAGGCTTTATTTTCCGAAATCAAATCCAAGAATTTAAGGAAGGGGAACACGATAGTTTTTTTGCAGAAGAGATGTTAAAAACCATCCAAACCGAATCCTTAAAAATCCCCCAATCGGAAAAACAAAAGTATCCAAACCTCCCTTGGGAAAAAATGGATACCATGTGGCAAAAGGATTTGGCTCGTGCGTACGATTACATCGACTTAAAGATGTTATACTACGTTTGTGCGTATGAAATTCCCAAGTTCTCAAAAACCATCAAACTGGAAATCAGGTAA
- a CDS encoding FKBP-type peptidyl-prolyl cis-trans isomerase: protein MKSWIPLSLSFLMFLSLPLSPAEKDFQIIDLVVGKGDEAFSGSYVTVHYVGKLKNGTKFDSSRDRNRPFEFNLGAGEVVKGWDKGIKGMRVGGKRKLIIPPELGYGSKKVGNIPPDSTLIFEVELLKIY, encoded by the coding sequence ATGAAGTCTTGGATCCCCCTATCTCTCTCTTTTTTAATGTTTTTGAGTCTCCCCCTTTCCCCTGCGGAAAAAGATTTCCAAATCATTGACCTCGTCGTTGGCAAAGGAGATGAAGCCTTCTCTGGTTCCTATGTCACCGTCCATTATGTGGGAAAATTAAAAAACGGAACCAAATTTGATAGTTCACGCGATCGCAACCGCCCTTTTGAATTCAACTTGGGAGCAGGAGAAGTGGTGAAGGGTTGGGACAAAGGCATCAAAGGGATGCGAGTGGGTGGCAAACGGAAACTCATCATCCCACCAGAGCTTGGGTATGGCAGTAAAAAAGTAGGAAACATCCCACCTGACTCCACTCTCATCTTTGAAGTGGAATTATTAAAAATATACTAA
- a CDS encoding YHYH protein yields the protein MERKHLLASTSLLVLFVLILTNCKPKSDSDEETLLLLAAAASTRICANSSFTGTTVVNSTATLNASTDCITGMTSSMSADLPAWIRNNFKCAVGSVSGSNYVFRSQNVPNNKSYYFGSSSPMYEALAGGQTPAGNNQIQSQCLVYSIPSVPAEKTGTKTGTQSGYVSVGITVNGLAIFNNAAAPGDTLASEVSTFDKFNGHPQTSGVYHHHAQPLNVSNNNANLIGVLLDGFPVYGQLCDGGTADTGNDAAPGTGTPILDANHGHTANTVLFPGGIYHYHYANDTTAGTNTLIGSQFHGTPGTVSN from the coding sequence ATGGAAAGGAAACATCTTTTAGCCTCCACGTCTCTTCTCGTACTCTTCGTACTAATACTAACCAACTGTAAACCCAAATCAGATTCTGATGAAGAAACCTTGCTTCTGTTAGCTGCCGCAGCTTCCACTCGGATTTGTGCCAATTCCTCATTTACGGGGACGACGGTTGTAAATTCCACTGCCACCTTAAATGCGAGTACCGATTGTATCACAGGAATGACTTCCTCCATGTCGGCGGACCTCCCCGCTTGGATCCGAAACAATTTTAAATGTGCCGTCGGTTCTGTTTCGGGCAGTAATTATGTATTCCGTTCGCAAAATGTTCCAAATAACAAAAGTTATTATTTTGGATCTTCTTCCCCTATGTACGAAGCCCTAGCTGGTGGCCAAACTCCTGCAGGGAATAACCAAATCCAATCTCAGTGTTTGGTGTATTCCATCCCGAGTGTTCCGGCAGAAAAGACAGGCACCAAAACAGGAACCCAAAGTGGCTATGTCTCTGTGGGGATTACGGTGAATGGACTTGCGATCTTCAATAATGCGGCCGCACCAGGGGACACATTGGCTTCGGAAGTGTCCACCTTTGATAAGTTCAACGGCCACCCGCAAACGTCTGGGGTCTACCACCACCATGCCCAACCACTCAATGTTTCCAATAATAATGCCAATTTGATTGGTGTCCTCTTGGATGGGTTCCCGGTTTACGGACAACTTTGTGACGGTGGCACTGCTGATACGGGAAATGATGCCGCACCTGGTACGGGAACACCAATTCTTGATGCCAACCATGGCCATACGGCAAATACCGTTTTGTTCCCGGGCGGAATTTACCATTACCATTATGCAAATGATACCACGGCTGGGACAAATACCCTTATCGGTTCCCAATTCCACGGGACTCCAGGAACAGTTTCCAACTAA
- a CDS encoding toxin-antitoxin system YwqK family antitoxin — protein sequence MVRILSPVFCFSLLLCLSCAKQRVEVGNKDLSEDQNHFLLFQGERFTGILVAENTILAETYETEYYKGVPHGSYTVKTFGGVVLETRTVRYGQKHGSHQLYFPNGKLRQSSEFENGIPVGEHIEYFDNGEMSTYQTFFPSGKPKVVKKWNKRGQIYLNHVFLESGESFGKPGSKLCEPVPENNVEENGTKL from the coding sequence TTGGTTCGAATCCTATCTCCTGTATTTTGTTTTAGCCTTCTCCTTTGTTTGTCCTGTGCCAAACAAAGGGTGGAAGTGGGGAACAAAGATTTATCCGAAGATCAAAACCACTTCCTCCTCTTCCAAGGGGAACGATTTACCGGGATTCTGGTCGCAGAAAACACGATCCTTGCCGAAACCTATGAGACCGAATACTATAAAGGAGTCCCTCACGGGAGTTATACGGTAAAAACCTTTGGCGGAGTGGTCCTCGAAACAAGGACGGTTCGGTATGGGCAAAAACATGGTAGCCACCAATTGTATTTTCCCAATGGGAAACTGAGACAAAGTTCTGAATTTGAGAACGGGATCCCTGTCGGCGAACACATCGAATACTTTGACAACGGCGAGATGTCTACCTACCAAACTTTTTTTCCTTCGGGCAAACCAAAGGTCGTCAAAAAATGGAACAAACGAGGGCAAATTTATTTGAACCATGTGTTTTTGGAATCGGGAGAAAGTTTTGGAAAACCGGGTAGTAAACTTTGTGAACCCGTTCCAGAAAACAACGTAGAAGAGAACGGCACCAAACTTTGA
- a CDS encoding SCO family protein yields MKPKKPNPQNHFRKKVRALLPLLFFLVALSLVMCKETESKPERDSLPYFLGKDFDPVWTKDPSALEGLKQIPEGFQLTNHLGQTYRWKDHPKPVSLVVFFYATCRGICPLITKNIIQIQPDLAEFPNLEIHSISINPKEDTPSVLSNYRKLYKIQNPNWFFHTGEVEVIESFAKSTCGAEVEGFSLEKNKYEFVHTENIFLFDGKNYLRGIYRAKGTGDIQRLVADLRLITKKQN; encoded by the coding sequence ATGAAACCTAAAAAACCAAATCCACAAAATCACTTTCGAAAAAAGGTAAGAGCCCTTCTCCCTCTCCTCTTTTTCCTTGTCGCTTTATCACTTGTTATGTGTAAGGAAACAGAGTCCAAACCAGAAAGAGATTCCCTTCCTTATTTTTTAGGAAAGGATTTTGATCCTGTTTGGACAAAGGATCCGAGTGCCTTAGAAGGTCTGAAACAAATCCCAGAAGGATTCCAACTCACAAACCATTTGGGGCAAACTTACCGATGGAAAGACCATCCCAAACCAGTGAGCCTTGTTGTCTTTTTTTATGCGACCTGCCGAGGGATATGTCCCCTCATCACAAAAAACATCATCCAAATCCAACCTGATTTGGCCGAGTTTCCCAATTTAGAAATTCATTCCATCTCCATCAATCCAAAGGAAGATACACCGAGTGTCCTATCAAACTATCGAAAGCTCTACAAAATCCAAAACCCAAATTGGTTTTTCCATACGGGTGAGGTGGAAGTGATTGAGTCCTTTGCCAAATCCACCTGTGGTGCCGAGGTGGAAGGATTTTCTTTGGAAAAAAACAAGTATGAGTTTGTTCATACAGAAAATATTTTTTTGTTTGATGGGAAAAACTACTTACGTGGAATTTACAGAGCCAAAGGGACGGGCGACATACAAAGGTTAGTCGCCGACCTTCGGTTGATAACGAAAAAACAAAACTGA
- a CDS encoding ABC transporter permease, whose protein sequence is MNFFAIQAIYRFEMARTFRTLLQSIASPVLSTSLYFIVFGSAIGSRIQEIDGIHYGSFIVPGLVMLSLLTESISNASFGIYFPKFNGTIYEILSAPVTMWEVVIGYVGAAATKSLMLGILMLFTASFFVPIRIDHPFLMVFFLVLTCISFSLFGFVIGIWADSFEKLQMIPMLVITPLVFLGGSFYSIQMLPSFWQRVSMFNPVLYLVSGFRYSFFERADVALSVSITMILVFLSVCLFVTWLIFRTGYKIKN, encoded by the coding sequence ATGAATTTTTTTGCAATCCAAGCAATCTACCGGTTTGAAATGGCACGAACCTTTCGTACCTTACTACAAAGTATTGCCTCTCCTGTACTTTCCACGTCGTTGTATTTCATTGTCTTTGGTTCCGCGATTGGATCTCGGATCCAAGAGATTGATGGGATCCACTATGGAAGTTTCATTGTGCCAGGCCTTGTGATGTTGTCACTCTTAACTGAAAGTATCTCCAATGCATCCTTTGGGATTTATTTTCCTAAGTTCAATGGAACCATTTACGAGATCCTTTCGGCTCCTGTGACCATGTGGGAAGTGGTGATTGGGTATGTGGGGGCAGCGGCCACCAAATCACTGATGCTTGGGATTTTGATGCTTTTTACCGCTTCCTTTTTTGTTCCCATTCGGATCGATCATCCGTTTTTAATGGTATTTTTCCTTGTGTTAACATGCATTAGCTTTAGTTTGTTTGGATTTGTGATTGGGATTTGGGCGGATAGTTTTGAAAAACTACAAATGATTCCCATGCTTGTGATCACACCCCTTGTTTTTCTCGGTGGGAGTTTTTATTCCATCCAAATGTTACCAAGTTTTTGGCAACGAGTGAGCATGTTCAATCCAGTGTTGTATCTCGTGAGCGGATTTCGGTACAGCTTTTTTGAACGAGCAGATGTTGCTTTGTCTGTGAGTATCACAATGATTTTAGTGTTTTTATCAGTGTGTTTGTTTGTGACATGGCTTATCTTTCGCACTGGGTATAAAATCAAAAACTAA
- a CDS encoding ABC transporter ATP-binding protein: protein MKPILTVKQVSKSYENGFQALKTVNWVVADGEIHALLGPNGAGKTTLINLICGIVSPSAGEVTVDGHDIIRDFKKTRSLIGLVPQELSVHAFETVWASVSFTRGLYGKPANPSYIEEVLKSLSLWDKKDQRIMTLSGGMKRRVLIAKALSHEPRILFLDEPSAGVDVELRKDMWKIVESLRKKGVTIILTTHYIEEAESIADRISVIRKGEIFLTENKDKLMKQLGTKQLRIDLKKPIKSLPKSLSKFKLELADNNSALVFTYDRSDDSSVITKLLDDLKKEKIQFSDLSTKQSSLEEIFVQLLQESV, encoded by the coding sequence TTGAAACCAATCCTAACCGTAAAACAAGTTTCCAAGTCCTATGAAAATGGATTCCAAGCATTAAAAACTGTGAATTGGGTAGTGGCTGATGGGGAAATCCACGCCCTTCTGGGTCCCAATGGTGCTGGCAAAACCACACTCATCAATTTGATATGTGGGATCGTCTCACCTAGCGCTGGCGAGGTGACTGTGGATGGGCATGATATCATTCGTGATTTCAAAAAAACCAGGTCTCTCATTGGACTTGTGCCTCAGGAACTGAGTGTCCATGCCTTTGAAACAGTTTGGGCAAGTGTGAGTTTCACAAGGGGCCTTTACGGAAAACCAGCAAATCCAAGTTACATCGAAGAAGTATTAAAATCCCTTTCCCTTTGGGACAAAAAAGACCAAAGGATCATGACATTATCTGGTGGGATGAAACGGCGTGTACTTATCGCCAAAGCATTGTCACACGAACCAAGGATTCTATTTTTAGATGAACCAAGTGCTGGTGTGGATGTGGAACTTAGAAAAGATATGTGGAAAATAGTGGAATCCCTTCGTAAAAAAGGAGTCACCATCATCCTTACCACACATTACATCGAAGAGGCGGAGTCAATCGCCGACCGAATCTCTGTGATCCGAAAAGGAGAAATTTTCCTCACAGAAAACAAAGACAAACTCATGAAACAATTGGGAACCAAACAATTGCGAATTGATTTAAAAAAACCGATCAAGTCATTACCCAAATCTTTATCAAAATTCAAATTGGAACTTGCCGATAACAATTCAGCACTTGTCTTCACTTACGATCGTTCTGATGATAGCAGTGTGATCACAAAACTACTCGATGATCTCAAAAAAGAAAAAATCCAATTCAGTGATTTGAGTACCAAACAAAGTTCTTTGGAAGAAATTTTTGTTCAATTATTACAGGAGTCCGTATGA
- a CDS encoding ABC-F family ATP-binding cassette domain-containing protein — MIKISGLNKQFNGNVLFDDLQFSVNRGERVGLVGRNGHGKSTLVQIILGKTEADSGNITIPKGYRIGHLEQHLVFTKPTVLEECALGLPEGDEYETWKVERILFGLGFSEGDMERSPNEFSGGYQIRMNLAKLLVSAPDMLILDEPNNYLDIVTIRWLEEFLREWEGEIILITHDRSFMDSVVTHTVAIHRTKAIKVQGDTEKLYTQINQAEEIYEKTRLNEAKKRKQEEMFIAKFKAKASFASRTQSRVKKLEKQGEMKALDSIEDMELYFNSAPFSANQMLSVEDVSFSYDGKSPFLFENFSISVGPEDRICIIGKNGKGKSTLLKLIAGELSPVSGAVKKHPILKEGYFGQTNKLNMTEGNTVVQEIMSADPNCSEGKARNIAGGLMFSEDLALKKVKVLSGGEKSRVLLGKILVTPCHLLYLDEPTNHLDMQSCDSLIEAIDNFDGSVIMVTHNEMHLRAVATKLIVFDDDRVFVYDGGYDDFLSDIGWKDETV, encoded by the coding sequence ATGATCAAAATATCTGGCTTAAACAAACAATTCAACGGCAATGTTTTATTCGATGACTTACAATTCAGTGTCAACCGTGGAGAAAGAGTGGGACTTGTGGGTCGTAATGGCCACGGAAAGTCTACTCTTGTTCAAATCATTTTAGGAAAAACAGAAGCTGATTCTGGAAACATCACCATCCCGAAAGGTTACCGCATTGGCCACTTAGAACAACACTTAGTTTTTACGAAACCAACAGTTCTTGAAGAATGTGCCCTTGGTTTGCCTGAAGGGGATGAATACGAAACTTGGAAAGTGGAGCGGATTTTATTTGGACTTGGATTTTCAGAAGGGGATATGGAAAGAAGCCCCAATGAATTTTCTGGTGGTTACCAAATTCGGATGAACTTGGCAAAACTCCTTGTGTCTGCTCCAGACATGCTCATCTTAGATGAACCAAACAACTATTTGGATATTGTCACCATACGTTGGTTAGAGGAGTTCCTTCGTGAATGGGAAGGGGAAATCATCCTCATCACACACGATAGAAGTTTTATGGACAGTGTTGTGACCCATACAGTCGCCATCCACCGTACCAAAGCCATCAAAGTACAAGGTGATACAGAAAAATTATACACCCAAATCAACCAGGCAGAAGAAATTTACGAAAAAACGAGACTCAACGAAGCCAAAAAACGAAAACAAGAAGAAATGTTCATCGCCAAGTTCAAAGCCAAGGCTAGTTTTGCGAGCCGTACCCAATCCCGTGTGAAAAAATTAGAAAAACAAGGTGAGATGAAAGCTCTGGATTCCATCGAAGATATGGAATTGTACTTTAACAGTGCCCCATTCTCCGCCAATCAAATGTTAAGCGTAGAAGATGTTTCTTTTTCCTATGATGGGAAGTCTCCTTTTTTGTTTGAAAATTTTTCTATCAGTGTCGGGCCAGAAGATCGGATTTGTATCATCGGAAAAAACGGAAAAGGAAAATCTACCCTTCTCAAACTCATTGCAGGGGAACTCTCACCTGTTTCTGGTGCCGTAAAAAAACACCCGATCTTAAAAGAAGGATACTTCGGACAAACAAACAAACTGAATATGACAGAAGGGAATACAGTCGTGCAGGAAATTATGAGTGCCGATCCTAATTGTTCGGAAGGGAAAGCTCGTAATATTGCTGGTGGTTTGATGTTTTCAGAAGACCTTGCCTTAAAAAAAGTGAAGGTCCTTTCGGGGGGAGAAAAGAGCCGGGTATTACTTGGTAAAATTTTAGTGACCCCTTGCCACTTACTTTACTTAGATGAACCGACAAACCACTTAGATATGCAGTCCTGCGACTCTCTGATTGAAGCCATCGATAATTTTGATGGATCTGTGATTATGGTCACCCACAACGAAATGCACTTGCGTGCTGTGGCGACAAAACTAATTGTATTCGATGATGACCGAGTTTTTGTCTATGATGGTGGTTATGACGACTTCCTCTCAGACATTGGCTGGAAGGATGAAACCGTTTGA
- a CDS encoding adhesin OmpL37 family surface protein, whose product MRTFLFYLLGGLCFVWGNQTHSNGNLQVAFGAEENYLLVRSIDSSIIHLGNTEEKLEYRDIIDEYLRFKSLHIQGKYGDAYLAVRSTQYKLIQLYDKILTKNITLVRSELETLGRKARDKEKTQTKAFLRLALRDVSEAEQKLVMARNMRPYLYLLKLREMLFSLKILKHAGKFVIFLNLLHDGQYMDSIEFYDFDSIESELIRGFGKGTKLLAMHYDNVFLPYGDGSIYEDKMTNFKVQNIKQD is encoded by the coding sequence GTGCGAACCTTTCTTTTTTATTTACTAGGAGGCCTATGTTTTGTTTGGGGGAACCAAACTCACTCCAATGGTAATTTACAAGTCGCATTTGGTGCTGAAGAAAACTACTTACTCGTTCGCTCCATTGATTCCAGCATCATCCACTTGGGCAACACCGAAGAAAAATTAGAATATAGAGACATCATAGACGAATACTTACGATTCAAAAGCCTTCATATCCAAGGTAAATATGGTGACGCATACCTTGCTGTTCGTTCCACCCAATACAAACTCATCCAATTGTATGACAAAATTCTTACTAAAAATATAACACTTGTTCGTAGTGAACTTGAGACCCTCGGCAGAAAAGCAAGGGACAAAGAAAAAACACAAACCAAAGCCTTTTTACGATTGGCACTCCGCGATGTAAGCGAAGCAGAACAAAAGTTAGTGATGGCAAGGAATATGCGTCCCTACTTATACCTTTTAAAATTAAGAGAAATGTTATTTTCTTTGAAGATCTTGAAACATGCAGGTAAGTTTGTGATCTTTCTCAACTTACTTCATGATGGCCAATACATGGATTCCATCGAGTTTTATGATTTTGATTCCATTGAATCAGAACTCATACGAGGGTTTGGAAAAGGAACCAAACTCCTTGCGATGCATTATGATAATGTTTTCCTTCCTTATGGCGACGGAAGTATCTATGAAGACAAAATGACCAATTTTAAAGTCCAAAACATCAAACAGGACTAA